A single region of the Oncorhynchus kisutch isolate 150728-3 linkage group LG30, Okis_V2, whole genome shotgun sequence genome encodes:
- the ptbp2b gene encoding polypyrimidine tract-binding protein 2b yields MDGIATDVAVGVKRGSDELNLYSTSPNSVTANGNDSSKKLRVEDRMESPPSRVLHIRKLPSEVSETEVIALGLPFGKVTNILMLKGKNQAFLELGTEEAAVTMVNYYTAVTPQVRNVPVFIQFSNHKELKTDSALNQRAQAVLQAVSAVQEGGSPNSDTSALDSVLAQAPSPVLRIIIDNMFYPVTLDVLQQIFSKFGTVMKIITFTKNNQFQALLQFSEPVNAQQARLSLDGQNIYNSCCTLRIDFSKLVNLNVKYNNDKSRDYTRPELPAGDGQPSLDPAMAAALNKDSSLLGTPSGMVAPYSSGGGFQSSLSYSQGGGAISPLSAAAAAAAAAGRVALSGHSGCSGVLLVSNLNEEMVTPQSLFTLFGVYGDAQRVKILYNKKDSALIQMSDGNQAQLAMSHLNGQKMFGKIIRVTLSKHQTVQLPREGLDDQGLTKDFTNSPLHRFKKPGSKNFQNIFPPSATLHLSNVPEDVTEEDLRQLFSNAGGTVKAFKFFQGHKMALLQMSTVEEAIQALMDLHNYDMGSNHHLKVSFSKSTI; encoded by the exons ATGGACGG CATTGCCACTGATGTTGCAGTTGGCGTGAAG AGAGGCTCAGATGAATTAAATCTCTACAGCACCAGCCCTAACTCTGTGACTG CTAACGGCAATGACAGCAGTAAAAAACTGAGAGTAGAGGACAGGATGGAGAGTCCCCCATCCCGGGTGCTCCACATCCGGAAGCTGCCCAGTGAGGTGTCTGAGACGGAGGTCATCGCCCTGGGCCTACCGTTCGGCAAGGTCACCAATATCCTCATGCTGAAGGGCAAAAATCAG GCGTTCCTCGAGCTGGGTACAGAGGAGGCGGCCGTTACAATGGTGAACTACTATACGGCAGTGACGCCTCAGGTCCGCAACGTCCCAGTGTTCATCCAGTTCTCTAACCACAAGGAGCTCAAGACAGACAGTGCTCTCAACCAG CGTGCACAGGCTGTCCTCCAGGCAGTGTCGGCGGTTCAGGAGGGTGGCTCTCCCAACTCTGACACCAGTGCGCTGGATAGTGTTCTTGCGCAGGCCCCCAGCCCTGTGCTCAGGATAATCATTGACAACATGTTCTACCCCGTCACTCTGGACGTCCTCcagcagatcttctccaagtttGGAACAGTCATGAAGATCATCACGTTCACCAAGAACAATCAGTTCCAGGCCCTGCTTCAGTTCAGCGAACCAGTCAACGCCCAGCAAGCCAGACTG TCCCTGGACGGCCAGAACATCTACAACTCATGCTGCACACTGCGGATCGACTTCTCCAAACTGGTCAACCTCAATGTCAAGTACAACAACGACAAGAGCCGCGACTACACCCGGCCCGAGCTGCCCGCCGGCGATGGCCAGCCCTCCCTAGACCCTGCCATGGCTGCCGCACTTAACAAGGACTCCTCCCTGCTTG GTACCCCCTCAGGAATGGTAGCTCCCTACTCTAGCGGTGGAGGGTTtcagtcttctctctcctactcgcAGGGCGGAG GAGCCATCAGTCCTCTGAGTGCTGCGGCCGCAGCGGCGGCCGCTGCGGGGAGGGTGGCGCTCTCCGGACACTCTGGCTGCAGCGGTGTGCTCCTGGTCAGCAACCTCAACGAAGAG ATGGTTACGCCCCAAAGTCTGTTTACCCTCTTCG GGGTGTACGGTGATGCTCAGCGCGTGAAGATCCTCTACAATAAGAAGGACAGTGCTCTCATCCAGATGTCGGACGGGAACCAGGCCCAGCTCG CAATGAGCCACCTGAACGGCCAGAAGATGTTCGGGAAGATAATCCGTGTGACACTCTCCAAGCATCAGACGGTGCAGCTGCCCAGGGAAGGGCTGGATGACCAGGGCCTAACCAAGGACTTCACCAACTCCCCCCTGCACCGCTTCAAAAAGCCAGGCTCCAAGAACTTTCAGAACATCTTCCCTCCGTCCGCCACGCTCCACCTCTCCAATGTCCC GGAGGACGTGACTGAGGAGGATCTGAGACAGCTGTTCTCTAACGCAGGTGGCACTGTGAAGGCATTCAAGTTTTTCCA AGGCCACAAAATGGCGCTACTCCAGATGTCTACAGTCGAGGAGGCCATCCAGGCCTTGATGGACCTCCACAACTACGACATGGGCAGCAACCACCACCTGAAGGTCTCCTTCTCCAAGTCAACCATCTAG